A part of Penaeus chinensis breed Huanghai No. 1 chromosome 6, ASM1920278v2, whole genome shotgun sequence genomic DNA contains:
- the LOC125026355 gene encoding mucin-2-like, which translates to TITSTTTITSTTITSTTTITSITTITSTTTTITSTTTTITSTTTTITSTSTTITSTTTTITSPTITSTITITSTTTTITSTTTTITSTTTTITSTTTTITSTTTITSTTTITSTTTITSTTTTITSTTTTITSTTTTITSTTITSTTTITSTTTTITSTTTTITSTTTITSTTITSTFTITSTTISSTTITSTTTTTTSTTTTITSTTTITSTTTTITSTTTTITSTTTITSTTTTVTSTTITSTITITSTTTTITSTTTTITSTTTTITSTTTTITSTTTITSTTTITSTTTITSTTTTVTSTTTTITSTTTTVTSTTTTITSTTTTITSTTTITSTTTITSTTTITSTTTTTSTTTTTITSTTITSTTTTITSTTTTITSTTTTITSTTTTITSTTTTITSTTTTITSTTTTITSTTTTITSTTTTITSTTTIITSTTTTITSTTTIITSTTTTITSTTTTITSTTTTITSTTTTITSTTTTITSTTTTVTSTTTTITSTTTTITSTTTITSTTTITSTTTITSTTTTINSTTTTTTSTTTTTITSTTITSTTTTITSTTITSTTTTITSTTTTITSTTTTITSTTTTITSTTTTITSTTTTITSTTTTITSTTTTITSTTTTITSTTTTITSTTTTITST; encoded by the coding sequence accattacctccaccaccaccattacctctaCCACCATTACgtctaccaccaccattacctccatcaccaccattacctccaccaccactaccattacctccaccactaccaccattacctccaccactaccaccattacctccacctccaccaccattacctccaccaccaccaccattacctcccctaccattacctccaccatcaccattacctccaccaccaccaccattacctccaccaccaccaccattacctccaccaccactaccattacctccaccaccactaccattacctccaccactaccattacctccaccaccaccattacttccaccaccaccattacctccaccaccaccaccattacctccaccaccactaccattacctccaccaccactaccattacctccaccaccattacctccaccaccaccattacctccaccaccaccaccattacctccaccaccactaccattacctccaccaccaccattacctccaccaccattacctccaccttCACCATTACCTCTACCACCATTtcctccaccaccattacctccaccaccactaccactacctccaccaccactaccattacctccaccaccaccattacctccaccaccaccaccattacctccacaaccaccaccattacctccaccaccaccattacctccaccaccaccaccgttacctccaccaccattacctccaccatcaccattacctccaccaccaccaccattacctccaccaccaccaccattacctccaccaccactaccattacctccaccaccactaccattacctccaccactaccattacctccaccaccaccattacctccaccaccaccattacctccaccaccaccaccgttacctccaccaccaccaccattacctccaccaccaccaccgttacctccaccaccactaccattacctccaccaccactaccattacctccaccactaccattacctccaccaccaccattacctccaccaccaccattacctccaccaccaccactacctccaccaccaccaccaccattacctccaccaccattacctccaccaccaccaccattacctccaccaccaccaccattacctccaccaccaccaccattacctccaccaccactaccattacctccaccaccaccaccattacctccaccaccaccaccattacctccaccaccaccactattacctccaccaccaccaccattacctccaccaccaccaccattacctccaccaccaccatcattacctccaccaccaccactattacctccaccaccaccatcattacctccaccaccaccaccattacctccaccaccaccaccattacctccaccaccaccaccattacctccaccaccaccaccattacctccaccaccaccaccattacctccaccaccaccaccgttacctccaccaccactaccattacctccaccaccactaccattacctccaccactaccattacctccaccaccaccattacctccaccaccaccattacctccaccaccaccaccattaactccaccaccaccaccactacctccaccaccaccaccaccattacctccaccaccattacctccaccaccaccaccattacctccaccaccattacctccaccaccaccaccattacctccaccaccactaccattacctccaccaccaccaccattacctccaccaccaccaccattacctccaccaccaccactattacctccaccaccaccaccattacctccaccaccaccaccattacctccaccaccaccaccattacctccaccaccaccactattacctccaccaccaccaccattacctccaccaccaccaccattacctccacc